From a single Brassica napus cultivar Da-Ae chromosome C9, Da-Ae, whole genome shotgun sequence genomic region:
- the LOC106349890 gene encoding equilibrative nucleotide transporter 3-like encodes MTKAAFENSNDGLRKGAISLMLYAYVFPKLPIVNYYRRKVASEGSKTVNADLAAAGIQNQSYSTDDVSNNQRLSNKELLVQNIDYAVNLTLIYLISLSIFPGFLYENTGQHGLGSWYALVLVAMYNCGNMVGRYTPLVEWLKIENRKGLTLAVLSRFLFIPAFYKGPEKNALGNLLVVFLIGGIVAGTSLGWLWLIGKKNAF; translated from the exons ATGACTAAAGCAGCCTTTGAAAACTCAAACGACGGTTTACGCAAAGGAGCAA TTTCTCTGATGCTTTACGCGTATGTTTTCCCGAAACTCCCCATCGTTAATTATTATCGAAGAAAAGTGGCTTCTGAAGGATCTAAAACTGTTAATGCTGATCTTGCTGCTGCTGGTATCCAAAATCAATCATATTCG ACTGATGATGTTTCCAATAATCAAAGGTTAAGCAACAAAGAGCTCTTAGTTCAAAACATAGACTATGCAGTGAATCTAACACTCATCTACCTTATATCATTATCCATTTTTCCGGGGTTCTTATATGAGAACACGGGACAACACGGGCTAGGCTCTTGGTATGCGCTTGTCCTAGTAGCCATGTATAATTGTGGGAACATGGTTGGGAGGTACACACCGCTGGTGGAATGGCTCAAGATTGAGAACAGAAAAGGGCTCACCCTTGCGGTTTTGTCACGTTTTCTCTTCATCCCGGCGTTCTACAAA gGTCCGGAGAAGAATGCGTTAGGGAACTTGCTCGTGGTTTTCTTAATAGGAGGAATAGTTGCAGGAACTTCTTTGGGTTGGCTATGGCTTATTGGTAAGAAGAATGCCTTCTGA